In one window of Pseudomonas chlororaphis subsp. chlororaphis DNA:
- the ccoN gene encoding cytochrome-c oxidase, cbb3-type subunit I has protein sequence MNTSISTAYNYKVVRQFAIMTVVWGIVGMGLGVFLAAQLVWPELNFNLPWTSFGRLRPLHTNAVIFAFGGCALFASSFYSVQRTCQTQLFAPRIAAFCFWGWQLVILLAAISLPLGYTSSKEYAELEWPIDILITIVWVAYAIVFFGTVMKRNTKHIYVGNWFFGGFIITVAILHIVNNLELPVSLTKSYSVYAGATDAMVQWWYGHNAVGFFLTAGFLGMMYYFVPKQAERPVYSYRLSIVHFWALITLYIWAGPHHLHYTALPDWAQSLGMVMSLILLAPSWGGMINGMMTLSGAWHKLRSDPILRFLVVSLAFYGMSTFEGPMMAIKTVNALSHYTDWTIGHVHAGALGWVAMISIGALYHMIPKVFGRQQMHSIGLINAHFWLATIGTVLYIASMWVNGIAQGLMWRAVNEDGTLTYSFVETLVASHPGFIVRLVGGAIFLFGMLLMAYNTWRTVRAAQPAEITAAAQMA, from the coding sequence ATGAACACTTCTATCAGTACCGCCTACAACTACAAGGTGGTCCGCCAATTCGCCATTATGACGGTGGTGTGGGGCATCGTCGGCATGGGGCTCGGGGTTTTTCTCGCTGCCCAGTTGGTCTGGCCCGAACTCAACTTCAACCTGCCCTGGACCAGTTTCGGTCGCCTGCGCCCGTTGCACACCAACGCGGTGATCTTCGCCTTTGGCGGCTGCGCCTTGTTCGCCAGCTCCTTCTACTCGGTGCAACGCACCTGCCAGACCCAGCTGTTCGCGCCGAGAATCGCCGCGTTCTGCTTCTGGGGCTGGCAGCTGGTAATCCTCCTGGCGGCCATCAGCCTGCCGCTGGGCTACACCAGCTCCAAGGAATACGCCGAGCTGGAATGGCCGATCGACATCCTCATCACCATCGTCTGGGTGGCGTACGCCATCGTGTTCTTCGGCACGGTGATGAAGCGCAACACCAAGCACATCTACGTCGGCAACTGGTTCTTCGGCGGTTTCATCATCACCGTGGCCATCCTGCACATCGTCAACAACCTGGAACTGCCCGTCAGCCTGACCAAGTCCTACTCGGTGTATGCCGGTGCGACCGACGCCATGGTGCAATGGTGGTACGGCCACAACGCGGTGGGCTTCTTCCTGACCGCGGGTTTCCTGGGGATGATGTACTACTTCGTACCCAAGCAGGCCGAGCGTCCGGTGTATTCCTATCGCCTGTCCATCGTGCACTTCTGGGCGCTGATCACCCTGTACATCTGGGCCGGCCCGCACCACCTGCATTACACCGCGCTGCCGGACTGGGCGCAGTCCCTGGGCATGGTGATGTCGCTGATCCTCCTGGCACCGAGCTGGGGCGGCATGATCAACGGCATGATGACTCTGTCGGGTGCCTGGCATAAGTTGCGCAGCGACCCGATCCTGCGGTTCCTGGTGGTGTCCCTGGCGTTCTACGGCATGTCGACCTTCGAAGGTCCGATGATGGCGATCAAGACCGTCAACGCCCTCTCCCACTACACCGACTGGACCATCGGCCACGTCCACGCCGGCGCCCTGGGCTGGGTGGCGATGATTTCCATCGGCGCGCTGTATCACATGATCCCGAAAGTCTTCGGTCGCCAGCAGATGCACAGCATCGGCCTGATCAACGCGCACTTCTGGCTCGCCACCATCGGCACCGTGCTCTACATCGCCTCGATGTGGGTCAACGGCATCGCCCAGGGCCTGATGTGGCGCGCCGTCAATGAAGACGGGACGCTGACCTACTCCTTCGTCGAAACCCTGGTGGCCAGCCACCCAGGCTTCATCGTGCGGCTGGTCGGTGGCGCGATCTTCCTCTTCGGCATGTTGCTGATGGCCTACAACACCTGGCGCACCGTGCGCGCGGCCCAGCCTGCCGAAATCACCGCCGCTGCGCAGATGGCCTGA
- a CDS encoding alpha/beta family hydrolase, translated as MGKRQGAVIDGDQWAQCVRERGWLWDVAQPSPAGEPLTLILAHGAGAPMDSAFMNDMATRLAAHGVNVLRFEFPYMAQRRLDGGKRPPNPAPKLLECWREVYAQVRPHVAGQLAIGGKSMGGRMASLLADELGADALVCLGYPFYAAGKPEKPRVAHLAELRTTTLIVQGERDALGNRAAVEAYALAPAIELFWLAAADHDLKPLKASGFTHEQHLEAAARKVAEVLRQLNG; from the coding sequence ATGGGCAAACGGCAAGGGGCTGTTATTGACGGGGATCAATGGGCGCAGTGCGTGCGGGAACGGGGCTGGCTCTGGGATGTCGCGCAGCCGTCGCCGGCCGGCGAACCGCTGACCCTGATCCTGGCCCATGGCGCTGGCGCGCCGATGGACAGCGCTTTCATGAACGATATGGCCACACGCCTTGCGGCGCATGGGGTCAACGTCCTGCGCTTCGAGTTTCCCTATATGGCCCAGCGTCGCCTCGATGGTGGCAAACGGCCGCCTAATCCGGCGCCGAAGCTGCTGGAGTGCTGGCGCGAGGTCTATGCCCAGGTGCGACCTCATGTCGCTGGGCAGTTGGCCATCGGCGGCAAGTCCATGGGCGGGCGCATGGCCAGTTTGCTCGCCGACGAGCTGGGCGCCGATGCGCTGGTGTGCCTGGGGTATCCGTTTTATGCCGCCGGCAAGCCGGAGAAACCGCGGGTCGCCCACCTGGCCGAATTGCGCACCACGACCCTGATCGTCCAGGGCGAGCGCGACGCCCTCGGCAACCGGGCGGCGGTCGAAGCCTATGCGCTGGCGCCGGCTATCGAGCTGTTCTGGCTGGCGGCGGCCGACCATGACCTGAAACCGCTCAAGGCCTCAGGCTTCACCCATGAGCAGCACCTGGAAGCGGCGGCGCGGAAGGTCGCCGAGGTCTTGCGCCAGTTGAATGGCTGA
- a CDS encoding methyl-accepting chemotaxis protein: MRNNQPVTQRERTFPTQQRLISTTDAKGVITYCNDAFVEISGFSREELVRAPHNLVRHPDVPAAVFAHMWATLKQGLPWMGIVKNRCKTGDHYWVNAYVTPVFEGQQVVGYESVRVKPTAEQIRRAEALYQRINQGKSAIPKRDKWLPILQDWLPFILISQLSFLIGAWLNSSWGFALAAGLCVPLGLLGLSWQQRGLKRLLRLAEQTTSDPLIAQMYTDSRGAQARLEMSILSQEARLKTCLTRLQDTAEHLNEQARQSDTLAHNSSSGLERQRVETEQVATAVNQMAATTQEVASHVQRTADATQEANRLTGRGRDIAGETREAIQRLSVVVGETGLTVTQLAKDSDEIGGVVDVIKGIADQTNLLALNAAIEAARAGEMGRGFAVVADEVRQLAQRTSESTGQIHTLIAKLQQTASTAVQTMDAGHRQAEEGVARVLEADQALVGISEAVANITDMTTQIAAATEEQSAVAEEISRNISTIAQLADQTSEQAQHSAQLSEELTRTANTQYSLVERFNR; the protein is encoded by the coding sequence ATGCGTAACAACCAGCCCGTCACCCAGCGCGAACGTACCTTTCCGACTCAGCAACGGTTGATCTCCACCACCGATGCCAAAGGCGTGATCACCTACTGCAACGATGCCTTCGTTGAAATCAGCGGGTTTTCTCGTGAGGAACTGGTCCGCGCACCGCACAATCTGGTCCGTCACCCCGACGTCCCGGCCGCGGTGTTCGCGCACATGTGGGCCACCCTGAAACAAGGCTTGCCATGGATGGGCATTGTCAAGAATCGCTGCAAGACCGGTGACCATTACTGGGTCAACGCCTACGTGACACCGGTCTTCGAAGGCCAGCAAGTGGTCGGCTACGAGTCGGTGCGGGTCAAGCCCACCGCCGAGCAGATCCGCCGCGCCGAAGCGCTTTACCAACGCATCAACCAGGGCAAGTCGGCCATTCCGAAACGCGACAAATGGCTGCCGATACTTCAGGACTGGCTGCCATTCATCCTGATCAGCCAGCTGAGCTTCCTGATTGGCGCCTGGCTCAACTCTTCCTGGGGCTTTGCCCTCGCCGCCGGCCTTTGCGTGCCGCTCGGCCTGCTCGGGCTGAGCTGGCAACAGCGCGGCCTCAAGCGTTTGCTGCGCCTGGCCGAGCAGACCACCTCCGACCCGCTGATCGCCCAGATGTACACCGACAGCCGTGGCGCCCAGGCGCGCCTGGAGATGTCGATCCTCAGCCAGGAAGCCCGCCTGAAAACCTGCCTTACCCGCCTGCAGGATACCGCCGAGCACCTCAACGAGCAGGCGCGGCAGTCCGACACCCTGGCGCACAACAGCTCCAGCGGCCTGGAACGCCAGCGCGTGGAAACCGAACAGGTGGCCACCGCGGTCAACCAGATGGCCGCCACCACCCAGGAAGTGGCCAGCCACGTGCAGCGCACCGCCGATGCCACCCAGGAAGCCAACCGCCTCACCGGACGCGGTCGCGACATCGCCGGGGAAACCCGCGAAGCGATCCAGCGCCTGTCGGTGGTGGTGGGCGAAACCGGCCTGACCGTGACCCAACTGGCCAAGGACAGCGACGAAATCGGTGGCGTGGTCGATGTGATCAAGGGCATCGCCGACCAGACCAACCTGCTGGCGCTGAACGCGGCCATCGAAGCGGCTCGCGCCGGGGAAATGGGCCGCGGCTTCGCGGTGGTGGCCGATGAGGTTCGCCAACTGGCGCAACGCACCAGCGAATCCACCGGGCAGATCCACACCCTGATCGCCAAGCTCCAGCAAACCGCCAGCACGGCGGTGCAGACCATGGACGCCGGACACCGTCAGGCCGAGGAAGGCGTGGCCCGGGTGCTGGAAGCCGACCAGGCGCTGGTGGGCATCAGCGAAGCGGTGGCCAACATCACCGACATGACCACCCAGATCGCCGCCGCCACCGAAGAGCAAAGCGCCGTGGCCGAGGAGATCAGCCGCAACATCAGCACCATCGCCCAACTGGCCGACCAGACCTCGGAGCAGGCGCAGCATTCGGCACAACTCAGCGAAGAGCTGACCCGCACCGCCAACACGCAGTACTCGTTGGTCGAACGCTTCAACCGCTAA
- a CDS encoding CPBP family intramembrane glutamic endopeptidase, which yields MTVLPWMYLALLSIGYALALSYGQLGLLAAVSVALLLCAGFAVRQQKSPYARYLGHGLFVVLALALAMHWLPGFYNGRAIGPQRFTADAVPFSMYLNQDKPLIGFWLLLVCPWIIGRRSLRLSLYTTALALTLTALAALGGAVLLGIISWAPKWPDQAWLWVLNNLLLVTLVEEALFRGYIQGGLSRRLKHLPYGENLALMCAALLFGLVHVGAGWQWWLLASIAGVGYGLAYRFGGLGAAVATHFGLNLLHFGLFTYPMLAG from the coding sequence ATGACTGTTCTGCCATGGATGTACCTGGCACTTCTCTCCATTGGTTACGCCCTGGCCCTGAGCTACGGCCAACTGGGCCTGCTGGCGGCGGTTTCCGTCGCCTTGCTGCTGTGCGCGGGCTTTGCCGTGCGCCAGCAGAAAAGCCCTTACGCGCGCTACCTGGGACACGGCCTGTTCGTGGTACTGGCCCTGGCGCTGGCCATGCACTGGCTCCCCGGTTTCTACAATGGCCGGGCGATCGGCCCGCAACGCTTCACCGCCGATGCCGTGCCGTTTTCCATGTACCTGAACCAGGACAAGCCGCTGATCGGCTTCTGGCTGTTGCTGGTCTGCCCCTGGATCATCGGGCGCCGCTCGCTGCGCCTGTCCCTCTATACCACTGCCCTGGCCTTGACCCTGACCGCCCTGGCGGCCCTGGGCGGAGCGGTGTTGCTGGGCATCATCAGTTGGGCGCCGAAATGGCCGGACCAGGCCTGGCTGTGGGTGCTGAACAACCTGCTGCTGGTCACCCTGGTGGAAGAAGCGCTGTTCCGTGGCTACATCCAGGGCGGCCTGAGCCGTCGCCTCAAGCACCTGCCCTATGGTGAAAACCTGGCACTGATGTGCGCGGCCCTGCTGTTCGGCCTGGTGCATGTGGGCGCCGGCTGGCAATGGTGGCTGCTGGCGAGCATCGCCGGGGTCGGCTACGGCCTGGCCTACCGCTTTGGCGGCCTGGGCGCCGCGGTGGCCACCCATTTCGGCTTGAACCTGCTGCACTTCGGGCTGTTCACCTACCCGATGCTCGCGGGGTGA
- the acnA gene encoding aconitate hydratase AcnA, which produces MPSLDSLKTLKTLKIDDKTYHYFSLPEAAKRLGDLDKLPMSLKVLLENLLRWEDEKTVTGADLKALAAWLKERRSDREIQYRPARVLMQDFTGVPAVVDLAAMRAAMAKAGGDPQRINPLSPVDLVIDHSVMVDKFGSNTAFEQNVDIEMQRNGERYAFLRWGQSAFDNFSVVPPGTGICHQVNLEYLGRTVWTKDEDGRTYAFPDTLVGTDSHTTMINGLGVLGWGVGGIEAEAAMLGQPVSMLIPEVIGFKLTGKLKEGITATDLVLTVTQMLRKKGVVGKFVEFYGDGLADLPLADRATIANMAPEYGATCGFFPVDDVTLEYLRLSGRPDAVVKLVEAYSKIQGLWRLPGKEPVFTDSLALDMGTVEASLAGPKRPQDRVSLPNVGQAFTDFLDLQFKPTSKEEGRLESEGGGGVAVGSADLIGEVDYAHNGQTYRLKNGAVVIAAITSCTNTSNPSVMMAAGLVAKKAVEKGLKRKPWVKSSLAPGSKVVTDYYKAAGLTQYLDALGFDLVGYGCTTCIGNSGPLPEPIEKAIQKADLTVASVLSGNRNFEGRVHPLVKTNWLASPPLVVAYALAGSVRIDISSEPLGEGKDGKPVYLRDIWPSSQEIAEAVTQVNTRMFHKEYAEVFAGDAQWQAIEVPQAATYVWQADSTYIQHPPFFDDIAGPLPVIKDIEGARVLALLGDSVTTDHISPAGNIKADSPAGRYLREQGVEPRDFNSYGSRRGNHQVMMRGTFANIRIRNEMLGGEEGGNTIYIPTGEKLAIYDAAMLYQQSATPLVVIAGQEYGTGSSRDWAAKGTNLLGVKAVIAESFERIHRSNLVGMGVLPLQFKLDQNRKSLNLTGKETLDIQGLTGIELTPRMNLTLVITHEDGSQEKVEVLCRIDTLNEVEYFKSGGILHYVLRQLIAA; this is translated from the coding sequence ATGCCGTCCCTCGATAGCCTGAAAACCCTTAAAACATTAAAAATCGACGACAAGACCTACCACTACTTCAGCCTGCCGGAAGCCGCCAAGCGCCTTGGCGATCTCGACAAACTGCCGATGTCGTTGAAAGTCCTGCTGGAAAACCTGCTGCGCTGGGAAGACGAAAAGACCGTCACCGGCGCCGACCTCAAGGCCCTCGCCGCCTGGCTCAAGGAGCGCCGCTCGGATCGCGAGATCCAGTACCGCCCGGCGCGGGTGCTGATGCAAGACTTCACCGGCGTGCCGGCGGTGGTCGACCTGGCGGCCATGCGCGCGGCCATGGCCAAGGCCGGCGGCGACCCGCAACGCATCAACCCGCTGTCACCGGTGGACCTGGTAATCGACCACTCGGTGATGGTCGACAAGTTCGGCAGCAACACCGCCTTCGAACAGAACGTCGACATTGAAATGCAGCGCAACGGCGAGCGTTATGCCTTCCTGCGCTGGGGCCAGAGCGCCTTCGACAACTTCAGCGTGGTGCCACCGGGCACCGGGATCTGTCACCAGGTCAACCTGGAATACCTGGGCCGCACGGTCTGGACCAAGGACGAAGACGGCCGCACCTATGCCTTCCCCGACACCCTGGTCGGCACCGACTCCCACACCACCATGATCAACGGCCTCGGCGTACTCGGCTGGGGCGTCGGCGGCATCGAGGCCGAGGCGGCGATGCTCGGCCAGCCGGTGTCGATGCTGATCCCGGAAGTCATAGGTTTCAAACTGACCGGCAAGCTCAAGGAAGGCATCACCGCCACCGACCTGGTGCTGACCGTCACCCAGATGCTGCGCAAGAAAGGCGTGGTCGGCAAATTCGTCGAGTTCTATGGCGACGGCCTGGCCGACTTGCCGCTGGCCGACCGCGCCACCATCGCCAACATGGCCCCGGAATACGGCGCCACCTGCGGCTTCTTCCCAGTGGATGACGTCACCCTGGAATACCTGCGCCTGTCCGGCCGCCCGGACGCTGTGGTGAAACTGGTGGAGGCCTACAGCAAGATCCAGGGCCTGTGGCGCCTGCCAGGCAAGGAGCCGGTATTCACCGACAGCCTGGCGCTGGACATGGGCACGGTGGAAGCCAGCCTGGCCGGGCCGAAGCGGCCGCAGGACCGGGTCTCCCTGCCCAACGTCGGCCAGGCCTTCACCGACTTTCTCGATCTGCAGTTCAAGCCCACCAGCAAGGAAGAAGGCCGCCTGGAAAGCGAAGGCGGTGGCGGCGTGGCCGTGGGCAGTGCCGACCTGATAGGCGAAGTCGATTACGCCCACAATGGTCAGACCTACCGCCTGAAAAACGGTGCGGTGGTGATCGCCGCCATTACCTCCTGTACCAACACCTCCAACCCCAGCGTGATGATGGCCGCCGGCCTGGTGGCGAAAAAGGCTGTGGAAAAGGGTCTCAAGCGCAAGCCCTGGGTGAAGAGTTCGCTGGCCCCGGGTTCGAAAGTGGTCACCGACTACTACAAGGCCGCCGGGTTGACCCAATACCTCGACGCCCTGGGCTTCGACCTGGTGGGTTATGGCTGCACCACCTGCATCGGCAACTCCGGCCCCTTGCCGGAACCGATCGAGAAAGCCATCCAGAAAGCCGACCTGACCGTCGCCTCGGTGCTGTCCGGCAACCGCAACTTCGAAGGCCGGGTGCACCCGCTGGTGAAAACCAACTGGCTGGCCTCGCCGCCGCTGGTGGTGGCCTATGCCCTGGCCGGCAGCGTGCGCATCGATATCAGCAGCGAGCCGCTGGGCGAAGGCAAGGACGGCAAGCCGGTCTACCTGCGCGACATCTGGCCGAGCAGCCAGGAAATCGCCGAGGCCGTCACCCAGGTCAACACCCGGATGTTCCACAAGGAATACGCCGAGGTGTTCGCCGGCGACGCCCAGTGGCAAGCCATCGAAGTACCGCAAGCCGCGACCTACGTGTGGCAGGCGGATTCCACCTATATCCAGCATCCACCCTTCTTCGACGACATCGCCGGCCCGCTGCCGGTGATCAAGGATATCGAGGGCGCGCGGGTCCTGGCGCTGCTGGGCGACTCGGTGACCACCGACCACATTTCCCCGGCCGGCAACATCAAGGCCGACAGCCCGGCCGGCCGCTACCTGCGCGAGCAGGGCGTGGAACCGCGGGACTTCAACTCCTACGGCTCGCGTCGCGGTAACCACCAGGTGATGATGCGCGGCACCTTCGCCAACATCCGCATCCGCAACGAAATGCTCGGCGGCGAAGAAGGCGGCAACACGATCTACATCCCCACCGGCGAGAAACTGGCGATCTATGACGCGGCCATGCTGTACCAGCAATCGGCTACACCGCTGGTGGTGATTGCCGGCCAGGAATACGGCACCGGCTCCAGCCGCGACTGGGCCGCCAAGGGCACCAACCTGCTGGGGGTCAAGGCGGTGATCGCCGAGAGCTTCGAGCGCATCCACCGCTCCAACCTGGTGGGCATGGGCGTGCTGCCGCTGCAGTTCAAGCTCGATCAGAACCGCAAGAGCCTGAACCTCACTGGCAAGGAAACCCTGGATATCCAGGGCCTGACCGGTATCGAGCTGACACCGCGGATGAACCTGACCCTGGTGATCACCCACGAGGATGGCAGCCAGGAAAAGGTCGAGGTGCTGTGCCGCATCGACACCCTGAACGAAGTGGAATACTTCAAGTCCGGCGGGATCCTGCACTACGTCCTGCGGCAACTGATCGCCGCGTAA
- the rlmM gene encoding 23S rRNA (cytidine(2498)-2'-O)-methyltransferase RlmM, translating into MNTLFMHCRPGFEGEVCSEIADHAARLNVAGYAKAKPSTACAEFVCSEEDGAERLMRELRFAELIFPRQWARGVFVDLPETDRISVILAHLASFPTCGSLWLEVLDTNDGKELSNFCKKFEAPLRKALTAAGKLVDDAGKPRLLLTFKSGREVFVGLAAAGNSAMWPMGIPRLKFPREAPSRSTLKLEEAWHHFIPRDQWDERLHGDMTGVDLGAAPGGWTWQLVNRGMLVTAVDNGPMAESLMDTGLVQHLMADGFTFKPKQPVDWMVCDIVEKPARNAALLETWIGEGHCREAVVNLKLPMKQRYAEVKRLLERIEDGFKARGIRVAIGCKQLYHDREEVTCHLRRLDEKKPKAR; encoded by the coding sequence ATGAACACCCTCTTTATGCACTGCCGGCCGGGCTTCGAAGGCGAAGTCTGTTCCGAGATCGCCGACCATGCCGCGCGCCTGAACGTGGCCGGGTACGCCAAGGCCAAGCCGAGCACCGCCTGTGCCGAGTTTGTGTGCAGCGAAGAAGACGGCGCCGAGCGCCTGATGCGCGAGCTGCGTTTCGCCGAGCTGATCTTCCCGCGGCAATGGGCGCGGGGCGTCTTCGTCGATCTGCCGGAAACCGACCGCATCAGCGTGATCCTGGCCCACCTGGCGAGCTTCCCGACCTGCGGCAGCCTGTGGCTGGAAGTGCTGGATACCAATGACGGCAAGGAGCTGTCGAACTTCTGCAAGAAATTCGAAGCACCGCTGCGCAAGGCCCTGACGGCGGCCGGCAAGCTGGTGGACGATGCCGGCAAGCCGCGCTTGCTGTTGACCTTCAAAAGCGGCCGCGAGGTATTTGTCGGCCTGGCGGCCGCAGGCAATTCGGCCATGTGGCCGATGGGCATTCCGCGCCTGAAGTTCCCCCGTGAGGCGCCTAGCCGCTCGACCCTGAAGTTGGAGGAGGCCTGGCACCATTTCATTCCTCGCGATCAGTGGGACGAGCGTCTGCACGGCGACATGACTGGCGTCGACCTGGGCGCGGCCCCGGGTGGCTGGACCTGGCAACTGGTCAACCGCGGCATGCTGGTCACTGCTGTCGATAACGGGCCAATGGCCGAAAGCCTTATGGACACTGGCCTGGTGCAGCACCTGATGGCCGATGGTTTCACCTTCAAGCCCAAGCAGCCGGTGGACTGGATGGTCTGCGACATCGTCGAAAAGCCGGCGCGCAACGCCGCCTTGCTGGAAACCTGGATCGGCGAGGGGCACTGCCGCGAAGCGGTGGTCAACCTGAAGCTGCCGATGAAGCAGCGTTACGCGGAAGTGAAGCGTTTGCTCGAGCGGATCGAGGACGGCTTCAAGGCCCGCGGCATTCGCGTGGCCATTGGCTGCAAGCAGCTGTACCACGACCGCGAAGAAGTGACCTGCCACCTGCGCCGGCTGGATGAAAAGAAGCCCAAGGCCCGTTGA
- the tusA gene encoding sulfurtransferase TusA — protein MSQIIDTPVDGTLDATGLNCPEPVMMLHQHIRDLQPGGLLKVIATDPSTRRDIPKFCVFLDHELVAQQEEAGTYLYWIRKKSG, from the coding sequence ATGAGTCAAATCATCGATACGCCGGTCGACGGCACGCTGGATGCCACCGGGCTCAATTGCCCGGAGCCGGTCATGATGCTGCACCAGCATATTCGTGACCTGCAGCCCGGCGGCCTGCTCAAGGTGATCGCCACTGATCCCTCGACCCGCCGCGACATCCCCAAGTTCTGCGTGTTCCTCGACCATGAGCTGGTCGCCCAGCAGGAAGAGGCCGGCACCTATCTGTACTGGATTCGCAAGAAGTCCGGTTAA
- a CDS encoding MATE family efflux transporter produces MNSVTNTPATFLNRPARVRLELRSLLALALPIMIAQLATTAMGFVDAVMAGRVSPRDLAAVALGNSIWIPVFLLMTGTLLATTPKVAQRVGAGTYGEIGPIVRQALWLALAVGLSASLILVNAEPVLHLMKVDPTLISPCMEYLHGIASGLPAVALYYVLRCCSDALGRTRPSMVIGLFGLALNIPINYVFIYGHLGVPAMGGVGCGWATAIVMWAMMLAMAGWTRWAPAYQSSQLFKRFDWPQWAVIKRLLSVGLPIGIAVFAESSIFAVIALLIGSLGATVVAGHQIALNISSLLFMIPYSLGMAVTVRVGQALGAGNPHQARFAAGVGLGAALAFALFSASLILLLRESIASIYTPDTAVIQVAAMLIVYAALYQFSDAIQVICAGALRGYQDTRVTMVLTLLAYWGIGLPVGYVLGLTDWFGPASGPSGLWEGLIAGLSCAALMLSIRLARSARKRIRISRAVA; encoded by the coding sequence GTGAATTCCGTGACCAATACTCCCGCCACTTTCCTCAACCGCCCGGCCCGGGTGCGCCTTGAACTGCGCAGCCTGCTGGCCCTGGCCTTGCCGATCATGATCGCGCAGCTGGCGACCACGGCCATGGGCTTCGTCGATGCGGTGATGGCCGGACGGGTCAGCCCACGGGACCTGGCGGCCGTGGCGCTGGGCAACTCGATCTGGATCCCGGTGTTCCTGTTGATGACTGGCACCCTGCTGGCCACCACGCCCAAGGTGGCCCAGCGGGTCGGCGCCGGCACCTATGGCGAGATCGGCCCGATCGTGCGCCAGGCGCTGTGGCTGGCTCTGGCGGTCGGCCTGAGCGCCAGCCTGATTCTGGTCAATGCCGAGCCGGTGCTGCACCTGATGAAGGTCGACCCGACACTGATCAGCCCCTGCATGGAATACCTGCACGGCATCGCCAGCGGCCTGCCGGCGGTGGCGCTGTATTACGTGCTGCGTTGCTGCAGCGATGCCCTGGGCCGCACCCGGCCAAGCATGGTCATCGGCCTGTTCGGCCTGGCCCTGAACATCCCCATCAACTACGTGTTCATTTATGGCCACCTCGGCGTGCCGGCCATGGGCGGCGTCGGTTGCGGCTGGGCCACGGCCATCGTGATGTGGGCGATGATGCTGGCCATGGCGGGCTGGACCCGCTGGGCCCCGGCCTACCAGAGCAGCCAGCTGTTCAAGCGTTTCGACTGGCCGCAATGGGCGGTGATCAAGCGTTTGCTGAGCGTCGGCCTGCCGATCGGCATCGCGGTGTTTGCCGAATCGAGCATCTTCGCGGTGATCGCCCTGCTGATCGGCAGCCTCGGCGCCACAGTCGTGGCCGGGCACCAGATCGCCCTCAACATCAGCTCCCTGCTGTTCATGATTCCGTATTCCCTGGGCATGGCGGTCACGGTGCGGGTCGGCCAGGCCCTGGGCGCAGGCAACCCGCATCAGGCACGCTTCGCCGCCGGCGTCGGCCTGGGTGCGGCGCTGGCCTTCGCCCTGTTCTCCGCGAGCCTGATCCTGCTGCTGCGTGAGTCCATCGCCTCGATCTACACCCCGGACACCGCGGTGATCCAGGTGGCGGCGATGCTGATCGTGTATGCCGCGCTCTACCAGTTCTCCGACGCGATCCAGGTGATCTGCGCCGGCGCGCTGCGTGGCTACCAGGACACCCGGGTGACCATGGTCCTGACGCTGCTCGCCTATTGGGGCATCGGTTTGCCGGTGGGGTATGTGCTGGGGCTGACCGACTGGTTCGGCCCTGCCAGCGGCCCGAGCGGGCTGTGGGAAGGCTTGATCGCCGGCCTGAGTTGCGCGGCGCTGATGCTGTCGATCCGCCTGGCGCGCAGCGCGCGCAAGCGGATCCGCATCAGCCGGGCGGTGGCTTAA